One Alkalicoccus halolimnae DNA segment encodes these proteins:
- the megL gene encoding methionine gamma-lyase, whose protein sequence is MKKKDLETRLIHGNFERSRHYGSLAPPIYQTSTFVFDNARQGEARFSGEEEGYMYSRLGNPTVTEFEKKLADLEEGQEGIAFASGMGAVSAVLMHLMKSGDHVLVSEGVYGCTYSFLKMMKEKYNLHYDLISMSSEEVIQREIRPETKILYVETPINPTMKLVDLEMVIKTARKNGLTVVIDNTFCSPYLQQPLKLGADFVIHSATKYISGHGDVIAGAAVGPAEHMQEIRMTTQKDIGAVLGPFDAWLLLRGLKTLAVRMDRHCENAAAIFKELKDHSKVKNVIYPGDPAFEDFELAKRQMKKFGGLISFEIDGGKEAAQDFMDQLKIVKTAVSLGDAESLIQHPASMTHAIVPEEERIEMGINDSLVRLSLGLESSDDIWEDIEQALNSTFSN, encoded by the coding sequence ATGAAGAAAAAGGATTTAGAAACAAGACTTATTCACGGAAATTTTGAGAGAAGCCGGCATTATGGGAGTCTGGCTCCACCTATTTATCAAACATCGACATTCGTTTTTGACAATGCCCGGCAGGGAGAAGCAAGGTTTTCCGGTGAAGAAGAAGGCTATATGTATTCAAGACTTGGTAATCCAACGGTAACGGAATTCGAGAAAAAATTGGCTGACCTGGAAGAAGGGCAGGAGGGTATCGCTTTCGCCTCGGGCATGGGGGCAGTCTCAGCAGTTTTAATGCATCTGATGAAATCCGGTGATCATGTGCTTGTATCTGAAGGAGTATACGGATGTACATACAGCTTTCTTAAAATGATGAAAGAGAAGTACAATCTTCACTATGATTTAATCAGCATGTCCAGTGAAGAGGTCATTCAGCGTGAGATTCGTCCGGAAACAAAAATCCTCTATGTCGAAACGCCGATTAATCCGACAATGAAACTTGTTGATTTGGAAATGGTTATAAAAACTGCCCGTAAAAACGGTCTGACAGTTGTAATAGATAATACATTCTGTTCTCCTTATCTGCAGCAGCCGCTGAAGCTTGGCGCTGATTTTGTTATACACAGCGCGACAAAATATATCAGCGGGCACGGAGATGTAATTGCGGGAGCAGCTGTGGGACCTGCTGAGCATATGCAGGAAATCCGTATGACAACCCAGAAAGATATCGGAGCTGTACTTGGTCCTTTTGATGCGTGGCTGCTTCTAAGAGGACTGAAAACGCTCGCAGTAAGAATGGATCGTCATTGTGAAAATGCCGCAGCGATTTTTAAGGAATTGAAGGACCATTCTAAAGTGAAAAATGTTATTTATCCAGGAGATCCTGCTTTTGAAGATTTTGAGCTTGCGAAACGCCAGATGAAAAAGTTCGGAGGTTTGATTAGTTTTGAAATTGACGGCGGGAAAGAAGCTGCCCAGGATTTTATGGATCAATTAAAAATAGTAAAGACAGCTGTCAGTCTTGGTGATGCAGAATCGCTTATTCAGCACCCGGCCAGCATGACCCACGCGATCGTGCCGGAGGAAGAACGAATAGAAATGGGTATAAATGATTCTCTCGTACGTCTTTCACTTGGGCTGGAAAGTTCTGATGATATTTGGGAGGATATAGAACAGGCACTTAACAGCACTTTTTCCAATTAA
- the kynU gene encoding kynureninase, producing the protein MRSDWKNQAFELDKEDDLRGYKKEFYLPTGIYLDGNSLGLLSTRAEAAVHACIDDWKHRGINGWSEGPDPWFYFADELAAQSAELIGAYPEEVAVTGSITVNLHQLLTTFFEPQKNKNTIVMDSLAFPTDVYAVKSQLQLHGLDPDKHLTFIPSRDGANLEEEDIFKSITENTALVLLPSVLYRSGQLLDWKRITEKAHSYGALIGWDLAHSFGAVPHDLHESGVDFAVWCTYKYANSGPGGTAGLFVHKKHHGQTPGLAGWFGSDKQKQFDMEAVFSPAEDASAFQLGTPNVLSMAPLKGSLEMILEAGIDSLRSRSLKLTSFIREGLQELTALDDTLKIVTPELDRGGHIALTHPDAARLCKGLKEAGVIPDFRSPDIIRLAPSPLYSSFDDLAETLIIFEKLLETKSYKKYKNERDIIA; encoded by the coding sequence ATGCGTTCTGATTGGAAAAACCAGGCTTTCGAGCTTGATAAAGAAGATGATCTCCGCGGTTATAAGAAAGAATTCTACCTTCCTACAGGAATTTATCTGGACGGTAATTCTCTCGGCCTGCTCTCAACCAGGGCGGAAGCAGCTGTACATGCCTGTATAGATGACTGGAAGCACAGAGGGATTAATGGGTGGTCTGAAGGTCCTGACCCATGGTTTTACTTTGCAGATGAACTGGCTGCCCAGAGTGCTGAGCTCATAGGTGCTTATCCTGAGGAAGTTGCGGTCACAGGCTCCATTACTGTCAATCTTCATCAGCTGCTGACTACTTTTTTTGAGCCTCAAAAAAATAAAAATACAATTGTAATGGACAGTCTTGCTTTTCCTACAGATGTCTATGCCGTTAAAAGTCAGCTTCAGCTGCACGGCCTCGATCCTGATAAACACCTGACATTTATTCCGAGCAGGGATGGGGCTAATTTGGAAGAAGAGGATATCTTTAAATCCATCACGGAAAATACCGCCCTTGTGCTCCTCCCTTCCGTCCTGTACCGAAGCGGTCAGCTGCTAGACTGGAAGCGTATAACAGAAAAAGCCCATAGTTATGGTGCTCTTATCGGCTGGGATCTTGCCCATTCATTCGGCGCTGTGCCGCATGACCTTCATGAAAGTGGCGTCGACTTTGCTGTCTGGTGTACGTATAAGTATGCTAACAGCGGTCCCGGTGGTACAGCAGGACTTTTCGTGCACAAAAAGCATCACGGTCAAACTCCAGGACTTGCAGGCTGGTTTGGTTCAGACAAACAGAAACAGTTTGATATGGAAGCCGTATTTTCTCCAGCTGAAGATGCGTCGGCCTTTCAGCTGGGTACACCGAACGTTTTGAGCATGGCTCCACTGAAGGGCTCACTTGAAATGATTCTTGAAGCAGGCATCGACAGTCTGCGCAGCAGATCCTTGAAGCTGACTTCTTTTATTCGTGAAGGTCTGCAGGAGCTGACTGCTCTGGACGATACGCTGAAAATTGTAACCCCGGAGCTTGATCGCGGAGGACACATTGCATTGACACATCCCGATGCCGCCCGCCTATGTAAAGGTTTGAAAGAGGCAGGAGTCATTCCGGATTTTCGTTCACCGGACATTATCCGCCTCGCTCCCTCCCCGCTTTATTCAAGCTTTGATGACCTGGCTGAGACACTGATCATTTTTGAAAAACTGCTGGAAACGAAATCTTATAAAAAATATAAAAACGAACGGGATATTATTGCTTAG
- a CDS encoding TspO/MBR family protein, which translates to MIRQFAVINLAVLLVVITINVLANTLPLNNLTTGQLSERVNVLFTPAGYVFSIWSLIYLTLFLWAVRGLYTRRGADLEAISRIGFLFAWSGLFNVLWLFLFHFEFYVLTLFPMVALLTTIIFMYYHVDRTEGVTIWTKLPFSIYLGWVSVATIVNIGIFFNSIGLNEGFIFSNITWTVLVLFVGGGIAYAFTRIFRDAVYGLVFVWAFLGIAVERTGESIVIAFFAALVGTALLAYIVYYVYTTKKMLEFEA; encoded by the coding sequence ATGATCCGCCAATTCGCTGTAATAAACCTTGCCGTACTGCTGGTCGTTATTACAATAAATGTACTAGCAAACACACTGCCATTAAATAACTTAACAACTGGCCAGCTTTCTGAAAGAGTTAATGTTTTGTTTACACCTGCCGGATATGTTTTCAGCATATGGAGTCTTATTTATCTCACGCTGTTTTTATGGGCAGTCAGAGGACTTTATACCCGCAGGGGGGCAGACCTTGAAGCAATAAGCCGCATAGGATTTCTTTTTGCATGGAGCGGTCTTTTTAACGTGCTCTGGCTGTTTTTGTTCCATTTTGAATTTTACGTTTTAACACTGTTTCCTATGGTAGCTCTGCTTACGACGATTATATTTATGTATTACCATGTGGACCGGACAGAAGGTGTGACAATATGGACGAAACTGCCTTTTTCTATTTATCTGGGATGGGTCTCAGTAGCTACAATAGTAAATATCGGAATATTTTTTAATTCCATCGGACTAAATGAAGGATTCATATTTTCCAATATTACATGGACGGTACTTGTCCTTTTTGTTGGAGGAGGAATAGCCTACGCTTTTACACGTATTTTCAGAGATGCAGTTTATGGTCTCGTGTTTGTCTGGGCTTTTCTGGGAATTGCAGTCGAAAGAACAGGAGAATCCATCGTTATTGCTTTTTTCGCTGCCCTTGTTGGTACGGCACTTTTAGCGTATATCGTATACTATGTGTACACAACGAAAAAAATGCTCGAATTTGAAGCATAA
- the ytvI gene encoding sporulation integral membrane protein YtvI has protein sequence MTRSHAWIMLRLLFVLIFITAIALVVTWFFRIGYPFWIAALLVWMFYPLIRWLRNKLRFPNTLAVISALLLGISALGGAVTGLVFLIIFGVRRISDFLPQWIESTSRDIQNFFNQSIFPIWQQITGAMDSLTPEQQDAFNNGIATLGTRLAASLTEGGQGLTERLTQVLIFVPASLLVLLIIFLAFYFIGKDWDRIFSYIYSRIPDAFMKKSKEFKKMFQYRVLGFLRAQIILMFIASLLVLIGLFILRVDNALTIALIIGLAEVLPYLGSGTILIPWSLYMFFTGSISMGVGLAIVYGITMVVRQAIEPKILSTSMNLNALAVLVSLFVGFQLFGVVGFFLGPFILVIAVIFKDIGILDNLLHFIKSGFKEEDEKVDRNK, from the coding sequence GTGACAAGATCTCATGCATGGATCATGCTGCGCCTGCTGTTTGTACTTATATTTATAACAGCCATCGCCCTGGTTGTAACATGGTTTTTCCGCATTGGATATCCTTTTTGGATTGCTGCTTTACTAGTATGGATGTTTTATCCACTTATAAGATGGCTGCGCAATAAATTAAGATTTCCAAATACACTGGCTGTAATCTCTGCTTTATTATTAGGAATAAGTGCTCTTGGCGGAGCGGTAACCGGGCTCGTTTTTCTGATCATATTCGGAGTAAGGAGAATTTCTGATTTTCTGCCGCAGTGGATAGAGTCCACCTCAAGAGATATTCAAAACTTTTTCAATCAGTCCATCTTTCCTATCTGGCAGCAGATTACAGGAGCTATGGACTCTTTAACGCCCGAACAGCAGGATGCTTTTAATAATGGGATAGCTACACTCGGAACACGCCTGGCTGCGTCGTTAACAGAAGGTGGCCAGGGACTTACTGAAAGGCTTACGCAGGTACTCATATTCGTCCCTGCGTCCCTGCTTGTACTCCTTATTATTTTTCTCGCATTCTATTTTATTGGTAAAGACTGGGATCGGATTTTTTCTTATATATACTCAAGAATTCCTGATGCATTCATGAAAAAATCAAAAGAATTCAAAAAAATGTTTCAATACAGAGTACTGGGTTTTCTCCGAGCCCAGATTATTTTAATGTTTATCGCTTCTCTGCTCGTCCTTATTGGTTTATTCATTTTAAGAGTGGACAATGCCCTTACTATTGCGCTCATTATCGGCTTGGCTGAAGTTCTTCCATATCTTGGTTCCGGCACAATTTTAATTCCGTGGTCCTTATATATGTTTTTTACTGGAAGTATCAGTATGGGAGTAGGGCTGGCTATTGTCTATGGAATAACGATGGTAGTCCGCCAGGCTATTGAACCGAAAATTCTATCGACAAGCATGAATTTAAATGCACTTGCCGTTCTTGTTTCATTATTTGTCGGATTCCAGCTTTTTGGTGTTGTCGGTTTTTTCCTTGGCCCGTTCATTCTAGTTATTGCTGTTATTTTTAAAGATATTGGAATTCTTGATAACCTGCTGCATTTTATCAAAAGTGGGTTCAAAGAAGAAGATGAAAAAGTGGATCGTAATAAATAA
- a CDS encoding glycosyltransferase, translated as MLWIGLFILITILIISMQWFFGISKLPMLKNYSPEENSFPSVSIVVAAKNEEKRIKEAVISMLNLDYPNLEVVVVNDRSDDATLDLLLRLQKEHPQSSRLMVHTVTSLPDGWLGKNHALQTGADLSSGSWILFTDADIIFDSSALSRAVSLIRKEKLDHLALVPDNEGGTSAYRAFHNYWSILGMWNFIQLKHAGIGAFNFINRKVYISAGEHRSLRTDPDDDLKLGKRIVNQGFRQKLGFGKDLVYVQWYENIPQVVNGLEKNLFAFMRYSIFASIFFSALIFMLHVFPFAALFFTQASVFFIFFLIIALYTGMYAYNQRFTGENPILILTMPFCALLFIFCLLRSMFMTLKRGGVVWRGTLYPLKELRKKK; from the coding sequence GTGCTGTGGATTGGGTTATTTATACTTATAACCATACTGATTATTAGTATGCAGTGGTTTTTTGGAATTAGCAAACTTCCCATGCTGAAAAATTATTCTCCTGAAGAAAACAGCTTTCCTTCAGTAAGCATCGTCGTTGCAGCGAAAAATGAAGAAAAGCGAATAAAGGAAGCCGTAATCTCCATGCTGAATCTCGATTATCCCAATTTAGAAGTAGTCGTCGTTAACGACCGGTCTGACGATGCAACGCTCGACCTGCTGCTCCGGCTTCAGAAGGAACACCCTCAAAGCAGCAGACTGATGGTGCACACTGTTACTTCCCTGCCTGATGGATGGCTTGGTAAAAATCATGCCCTTCAAACAGGGGCTGACTTAAGTTCAGGCAGCTGGATTTTATTTACCGATGCCGATATTATTTTTGATTCTTCCGCTCTTTCCAGAGCCGTCTCTCTTATCCGGAAAGAAAAGCTGGACCATCTCGCGTTAGTTCCCGATAATGAAGGTGGAACGTCTGCCTACCGTGCTTTTCATAATTACTGGAGCATTCTTGGAATGTGGAATTTCATTCAATTGAAACACGCAGGTATCGGAGCTTTTAATTTTATCAATCGGAAAGTTTACATCTCAGCAGGTGAACACCGGTCTCTGCGAACCGATCCTGATGATGATTTAAAACTTGGGAAGCGTATTGTTAACCAGGGTTTCAGACAAAAACTCGGATTTGGAAAAGACCTTGTATATGTCCAATGGTATGAAAACATCCCCCAAGTAGTAAACGGCCTGGAGAAAAATTTATTTGCCTTTATGCGTTATAGTATTTTTGCTTCCATTTTCTTTTCCGCACTGATTTTTATGCTGCATGTCTTTCCTTTTGCTGCATTATTCTTCACGCAGGCTTCTGTTTTTTTTATTTTCTTTTTGATTATTGCATTATATACGGGGATGTATGCCTATAATCAACGTTTCACTGGTGAAAATCCAATATTGATTTTAACCATGCCTTTCTGTGCTCTTCTTTTTATTTTTTGTCTGCTCCGTTCCATGTTTATGACATTGAAACGTGGAGGGGTCGTCTGGCGCGGAACACTCTATCCTTTAAAAGAACTCCGGAAGAAAAAATAA
- a CDS encoding diacylglycerol/lipid kinase family protein, translating to MIKRGAVVYNDKAGNEDHEKLLEDIKEILDPEVEELHFIAREHPGKIQEYLQDEENQWDQVWIMGGDGTVHTCIDGLRKRGNKPVTAIIPAGTCNDFARSLNLPMDPLAAVRASLEGTVYWTDIGVCNGHAFTNFAGMGIIADTSENIDEEVKERMGRFSYFMSAWKTMKDAETFSYSMTIDGHQREGEAVMILVCNGGSIGTTKIPFPTIKMDDGMLDLIIMKGTGGELFREWLHRSSKNGQVENTQGVTHMQVKTVNLKTNPVKKVDADGEVETETPAEIGIIPKAVPFIYANE from the coding sequence ATGATAAAACGAGGAGCCGTCGTTTATAACGACAAGGCAGGCAACGAGGATCATGAAAAACTTCTGGAAGATATTAAAGAAATACTGGATCCGGAAGTCGAAGAACTGCATTTCATTGCAAGAGAACATCCTGGTAAAATTCAGGAATATCTTCAGGACGAAGAAAATCAATGGGATCAAGTCTGGATAATGGGCGGAGACGGAACCGTCCACACGTGTATTGACGGCCTCAGGAAAAGGGGAAATAAACCTGTGACGGCCATCATTCCTGCTGGAACATGTAATGACTTTGCGAGATCGTTGAATCTCCCTATGGATCCTCTGGCAGCAGTGCGTGCTTCCTTGGAAGGCACAGTGTACTGGACAGATATAGGTGTATGTAACGGCCATGCATTTACGAATTTTGCGGGTATGGGTATCATTGCCGACACTTCAGAAAATATTGACGAGGAAGTAAAGGAAAGAATGGGGCGGTTCAGCTATTTTATGAGCGCCTGGAAAACGATGAAAGATGCAGAAACATTTTCTTATTCAATGACCATTGACGGCCATCAGCGTGAAGGAGAAGCTGTTATGATACTTGTCTGTAATGGAGGATCGATCGGTACTACAAAAATCCCTTTTCCTACGATAAAAATGGATGACGGGATGCTTGATCTAATCATTATGAAGGGGACAGGGGGAGAGCTGTTCAGAGAGTGGCTTCATCGAAGCAGCAAAAACGGACAGGTCGAAAATACTCAAGGTGTTACTCATATGCAGGTGAAAACTGTGAACCTGAAAACCAATCCTGTTAAAAAAGTGGATGCAGATGGTGAAGTTGAAACAGAAACTCCAGCAGAAATAGGCATTATCCCGAAAGCGGTTCCTTTTATATATGCTAATGAATGA
- a CDS encoding lmo0937 family membrane protein — protein MLWTIIAILLIIWIAGLLLDLAGGLIHLILIIVVVVVIIRIVRGK, from the coding sequence ATGCTTTGGACCATTATTGCCATTCTGCTTATTATCTGGATTGCAGGTTTACTGCTTGATCTTGCAGGCGGCTTAATTCATCTTATTTTGATTATTGTTGTTGTTGTAGTTATTATCCGTATTGTTCGAGGGAAGTAG
- a CDS encoding carbonic anhydrase: MNRKELETAQQKFKDRQLSENKEYFESLAKGQTPSFFVLACCDSRTDPSTVTGQPLGELFIHRNIANQASQEDEGFQASLYYALHVLKVDYVLVLGHTHCGGVQGTKTASHPEPLENWISPIRDTLSLFEGKAPEDGETLERFNVVKQVENIKHQNVFTSAEREVPVLGALFHIENGTMEWVDIPPES; this comes from the coding sequence GTGAATAGAAAAGAATTGGAAACAGCCCAGCAAAAATTTAAAGACAGACAGCTGAGCGAAAATAAAGAATACTTTGAGAGTTTAGCGAAAGGTCAGACTCCTTCTTTTTTTGTGCTTGCCTGCTGTGACTCACGTACAGACCCATCTACCGTGACAGGACAGCCCCTCGGTGAACTTTTCATTCATCGAAATATTGCGAATCAGGCATCTCAGGAAGATGAAGGATTTCAGGCGAGTCTTTATTACGCACTTCACGTGTTAAAGGTTGATTACGTACTCGTACTAGGCCACACACATTGTGGAGGGGTTCAAGGAACAAAAACAGCTTCCCATCCCGAACCGCTTGAAAATTGGATTAGTCCTATACGTGACACACTCTCACTGTTTGAAGGGAAGGCACCTGAAGATGGGGAAACTCTGGAAAGATTTAATGTAGTAAAACAGGTGGAAAACATAAAACACCAGAACGTGTTCACGTCTGCCGAGAGAGAAGTTCCAGTACTAGGAGCACTTTTTCATATTGAAAATGGAACGATGGAATGGGTCGATATCCCTCCAGAAAGTTAA
- a CDS encoding rod shape-determining protein, with amino-acid sequence MFKPVQLGIDLGTSNVQTYTKKKGLLYNEPTIAAIREETGECEAFGYKAELLLKEQPDAFRGSRPLENGVMADDAVTLEMLTFLIKSSLKKVGGSLRKPNVVLCVAPNLTSVEKRAVKKAVLLSGASTIRLIEEPAACALGTDIKAESASAHFIASIGGGTASSAVICSGRSAASSSIRAGGSDLDRAITDYLYHTYSVIVTRSAAENLKIDIGSSPGYHNYKQSVIRGLDRKSGLPRSIAVSSREIQKVLEKPLHQVLENIENTIASCPPELSGDLIDRGLLLSGGTSLLPGLAEWFSQSLNLPVHSTQDPFETAARGTGAAFNLFNESNE; translated from the coding sequence ATGTTCAAACCTGTACAACTCGGAATTGATTTAGGAACTTCCAATGTGCAAACTTATACAAAGAAAAAAGGACTGCTTTATAATGAGCCGACTATAGCTGCTATAAGAGAGGAGACGGGAGAATGTGAAGCTTTCGGATACAAAGCTGAGCTGCTCCTTAAAGAACAGCCCGATGCTTTCAGAGGTAGCCGGCCGCTCGAGAATGGAGTAATGGCCGACGATGCAGTTACATTAGAAATGCTGACTTTTTTAATAAAATCGTCACTGAAAAAAGTTGGAGGTTCTCTTAGAAAACCGAATGTCGTACTATGTGTCGCCCCGAATCTGACTTCGGTAGAGAAAAGGGCTGTTAAAAAAGCAGTTTTGTTAAGCGGAGCCTCAACAATCCGGTTAATTGAAGAACCAGCTGCCTGTGCTTTAGGTACAGACATAAAAGCAGAATCCGCTTCCGCCCATTTTATTGCTTCTATTGGTGGAGGGACTGCTTCATCAGCAGTAATTTGTTCAGGCAGATCAGCTGCCTCAAGTTCTATACGAGCTGGAGGATCTGACCTGGACAGAGCAATTACTGACTACCTCTATCACACTTACTCTGTAATCGTCACCAGATCAGCTGCCGAAAATTTGAAAATAGATATAGGAAGTTCTCCAGGATATCATAATTACAAACAATCTGTTATCCGGGGATTGGATAGAAAATCAGGCCTCCCCCGATCTATTGCTGTTTCGAGCCGGGAGATTCAAAAAGTTTTGGAAAAACCACTTCATCAAGTGCTGGAAAATATAGAAAATACGATAGCTTCCTGTCCTCCCGAACTAAGCGGAGATCTTATTGACCGGGGACTTCTGCTCAGTGGCGGCACTTCTCTTCTGCCCGGGCTTGCAGAATGGTTTTCCCAGTCTTTAAATCTCCCTGTCCATTCCACTCAAGATCCTTTCGAAACAGCGGCACGCGGCACGGGGGCTGCATTTAATTTATTTAATGAGTCGAACGAATAA
- a CDS encoding helix-turn-helix transcriptional regulator gives MLGKLLKYNRIKQGKKQEDICRDICSVSYYSKIENNRINPADEVFEQLLNRLNLTSSDLEKLDYEEMKRKLINWHSLIIRKQTSEAERVRNELAEEIEYFHDSHIQLMYLLFAARFAVFKEDIHYLEELRQAISEFSLEEVPEDIKFYYEKIHTIIYIFFERYDQSRNHACLASDYSKEVVLPEEELIDHFALLGRVGLETGDYSISIDFTQRAINVYDRDYNLHLSGACRVLLARAYRKVLKFEKAIEELDKVAAISEQTQNTRLEAEVLQMRGEIYAQSNKQMDAIHCFQQSYRMRSGRERLVTIHSILQEFEKLDSGQDILSWVAHGMETISKLKNKRMLIPFDEKYELKFLYYLVSYDRVHEKDFEATVKEKILPFFEDLQDWVSIAFYSEKLGSYYEKRKEFDESLIWYKKSIQSLWARARY, from the coding sequence ATGTTAGGGAAACTGTTAAAATACAATAGAATAAAACAAGGAAAGAAACAGGAAGATATATGCAGGGATATCTGTTCCGTTTCTTACTATAGTAAAATTGAAAATAATAGAATTAATCCTGCAGATGAAGTTTTTGAACAACTGCTGAACAGGTTGAATTTAACTTCGTCTGACCTCGAAAAACTGGATTACGAAGAAATGAAACGGAAACTCATAAACTGGCATTCGCTCATCATACGCAAACAGACAAGTGAAGCAGAAAGAGTAAGAAATGAACTGGCTGAAGAAATAGAATATTTTCATGATAGCCACATACAATTAATGTATCTGCTTTTTGCAGCCAGATTTGCTGTATTTAAGGAAGATATTCACTACCTTGAAGAACTGAGGCAAGCAATAAGCGAATTTTCACTCGAAGAAGTACCCGAAGATATCAAATTTTATTACGAAAAAATACACACAATTATCTATATATTCTTTGAAAGATACGACCAGTCCCGCAATCATGCCTGCCTGGCCAGTGACTACAGCAAAGAAGTGGTGCTGCCGGAAGAAGAGTTGATCGATCACTTTGCTCTTTTAGGAAGAGTCGGTCTGGAAACCGGTGACTATTCAATCAGCATCGATTTCACCCAAAGAGCAATTAACGTCTATGACAGAGATTACAATCTTCATTTGAGCGGTGCCTGCAGAGTGCTGCTGGCAAGGGCCTACCGTAAAGTTCTGAAATTCGAAAAAGCGATTGAAGAACTGGATAAAGTAGCTGCTATAAGCGAGCAGACTCAAAATACCCGATTGGAGGCAGAAGTTCTCCAGATGAGAGGAGAAATATATGCCCAGTCAAACAAACAGATGGATGCCATTCACTGCTTCCAGCAGAGTTACCGGATGCGTTCGGGCAGAGAGAGGCTCGTAACGATACATTCCATTCTGCAGGAATTCGAAAAGCTGGATTCTGGACAGGATATTCTAAGCTGGGTAGCTCATGGAATGGAAACGATATCGAAATTAAAAAATAAGCGGATGCTGATTCCTTTCGATGAGAAATACGAATTAAAATTTCTCTACTATTTAGTTTCTTATGATAGAGTTCATGAAAAAGATTTTGAAGCTACGGTTAAAGAAAAAATCCTTCCTTTTTTTGAAGATCTGCAGGATTGGGTCTCCATTGCATTTTATTCTGAAAAACTCGGAAGCTATTACGAAAAGAGAAAAGAATTTGATGAAAGCCTTATATGGTATAAAAAGTCGATTCAGTCTTTATGGGCGAGAGCCCGGTACTGA
- a CDS encoding small multi-drug export protein has product MLDLLWQYILIFLMAATPWLEILIVIPIGVGMGLEPLLVGFVSFIGNFLPVLFIVYLLHYVENTQRVRNWKAGRLKKKRRKRTTGRGKKAEALFIKYGLPGLAVLGPALTGIHLAAVIALSLKAGKHETAWWMAISLAAWTIFLTIASIYSLEWIQSLFS; this is encoded by the coding sequence ATGCTTGATCTGCTGTGGCAGTATATATTGATATTTTTGATGGCCGCAACTCCCTGGCTGGAAATATTAATCGTCATTCCTATAGGAGTGGGGATGGGACTGGAACCTCTTTTAGTCGGCTTCGTTTCATTTATCGGGAATTTTCTCCCGGTTCTTTTTATTGTTTATCTGCTTCATTATGTGGAAAATACTCAGCGGGTTCGTAACTGGAAGGCAGGAAGACTTAAAAAGAAGCGCAGAAAACGCACGACCGGCCGTGGAAAGAAAGCAGAAGCCCTTTTTATTAAATACGGACTTCCCGGATTAGCTGTGCTTGGACCCGCCTTAACAGGCATCCACCTTGCCGCTGTTATTGCTCTTTCCTTAAAAGCTGGCAAGCACGAAACTGCCTGGTGGATGGCGATCAGCCTGGCAGCATGGACTATCTTCTTAACAATAGCCAGCATTTACAGCCTTGAGTGGATACAAAGTCTGTTTTCCTGA
- a CDS encoding TetR/AcrR family transcriptional regulator, whose protein sequence is MKTTVTDLIRVSMREFSLHGYDGASLSSIAASTGIKKSSIYNHFSNKQTLFLGVVDTVYDAYIEHLKAAAGPGSSMTLKEILEKTAVYLANEENGRFYLHFVLFPPPALQQEIRSRFLSFEEDCSKIFRPRFEAMIHEGIIREQPIEPLLDSFYCLMDGICVQRLYYDEKLWNRKYKAAWDVFWNGIGGKPYA, encoded by the coding sequence ATGAAGACTACTGTTACTGATCTTATAAGAGTCTCAATGCGGGAGTTCTCACTGCACGGTTACGATGGAGCCTCATTATCCTCTATTGCCGCCTCAACGGGGATCAAAAAGTCGTCCATCTATAATCATTTTTCCAATAAACAAACGTTGTTCCTTGGAGTAGTAGACACAGTTTACGATGCCTATATTGAACATCTTAAAGCTGCAGCCGGACCCGGCTCCTCTATGACTTTGAAAGAGATTTTAGAAAAAACGGCTGTTTATCTTGCAAACGAAGAAAACGGACGTTTTTATCTGCATTTCGTTCTATTTCCCCCTCCTGCTCTTCAACAGGAAATACGGAGCAGGTTTTTGTCTTTTGAGGAGGATTGCAGCAAAATTTTCCGACCTCGTTTTGAAGCGATGATTCATGAAGGAATAATACGGGAGCAGCCTATAGAGCCGCTTTTAGATAGTTTTTACTGCTTGATGGATGGAATTTGTGTGCAAAGGTTATATTATGATGAAAAGCTCTGGAACAGGAAATACAAAGCTGCATGGGATGTTTTTTGGAATGGTATTGGAGGTAAGCCGTATGCTTGA